A region from the Aegilops tauschii subsp. strangulata cultivar AL8/78 chromosome 5, Aet v6.0, whole genome shotgun sequence genome encodes:
- the LOC109736227 gene encoding 2-oxoglutarate-dependent dioxygenase 19: protein MSSTEPLYNVQRVDQQIKPRQPPARPPQIFPLLCLHCTIMASPPRSPGQPNRPCSEDGIPVVDLAVLVNGDARERSQAVRHLGRACQDWGFFMVTNHGVPEDLQSAMMDACKELFGLPPEQKAEFMDAGPMDPVRVGTGFNSAVDGARYWRDYVKMFAHPELHCPAKPDGLRGVAAEYAARTRGLLLELTAAISESLGLPAGRIAERLDLGSCFQILVGNHYPPCAAGPDDDDGAVGLPAHSDHGLLTLLFQNGVDGLQVKHDGRWLLAKPIPGSFFVIAGDQLEIVSNGRYKGVLHRALVDRAQARMSCVSLLGPCLDAVVKPVPELAVPPLGLEFRGVKYRDYMEHQQSNKLNEKGALDLVRVQRHILTDTLCSS from the exons ATGTCCAGCACGGAACCATTGTACAACGTACAGAGAGTGGACCAGCAAATTAAGCCACGGCAACCACCTGCACGACCGCCACAGATCTTCCCTCTGCTATGCCTCCACTGCACAATCATGGCCTCTCCTCCTCGCTCCCCTGGCCAACCGAACAGACCCTGCAGTGAGGACGGCATCCCCGTCGTCGACTTGGCCGTCCTCGTCAACGGCGACGCCAGGGAACGGTCGCAGGCGGTCCGGCACCTCGGCCGGGCGTGCCAAGACTGGGGCTTCTTCATG GTGACCAACCATGGGGTGCCCGAGGATCTCCAGAGCGCGATGATGGACGCGTGCAAGGAGCTGTTCGGCCTACCGCCGGAGCAAAAGGCGGAGTTCATGGACGCCGGCCCGATGGACCCCGTCCGCGTCGGCACGGGCTTCAACTCCGCCGTCGACGGCGCCAGGTACTGGCGGGACTACGTCAAGATGTTCGCGCACCCCGAGCTCCACTGCCCCGCCAAGCCCGACGGCCTGCGGGGCGTGGCCGCGGAGTACGCGGCGCGCACGAGGGGCCTGCTGCTGGAGCTCACGGCGGCCATCTCCGAGAGCCTGGGGCTCCCCGCCGGCCGCATCGCTGAGCGCCTTGACCTCGGGTCCTGCTTCCAGATCCTCGTCGGTAACCATTACCCGCCGTGCGCTGCTGGCCCGGACGACGACGATGGGGCGGTCGGGCTGCCCGCTCACTCCGACCACGGCCTCCTCACCCTGCTCTTCCAGAACGGCGTCGATGGCCTCCAAGTCAAGCACGACGGCCGGTGGCTCCTCGCCAAGCCCATCCCCGGCTCATTCTTCGTCATCGCCGGCGATCAGctggag ATCGTGAGCAATGGAAGGTACAAGGGTGTGCTCCACCGTGCACTGGTCGACCGCGCGCAGGCGAGGATGTCGTGCGTGAGCCTGCTCGGGCCGTGCCTGGACGCCGTCGTCAAGCCCGTGCCGGAGCTGGCCGTGCCACCCCTGGGACTAGAGTTCAGGGGGGTCAAGTACAGGGACTACATGGAACACCAGCAGAGCAACAAGCTCAACGAGAAGGGAGCGCTGGACCTCGTTCGGGTGCAGCGTCACATACTTACTGACACGCTCTGCAGTTCTTGA